TGTCATTAATCAGTTTTTCTAAATCGTTTGTTAGGTACGCCGCTTCTTCTTTATCGTTCGCTAAAATTAAAATAGGACGTTTTATTTCAGAAAAAATGCTTTGTACAACAAACGAAAGGCTAGAACCAAAAAGCCCTTTTACGTGCACTTTTGCATCTGGTTTTTCTAGCAGTTGGGTTAGTTGGTTTACTTTGGCTGATTTTTGATAAAGATTTATACTTTCCAAATTATAATATTCTAATTAATACAATTAAATTTCTTGTTGCACCTTGTCTGGCGTAGTTTCTAAGCGCAATTCGCTTTCTTTCACTTTGGTATTGCCTTCGCGATTAAGTTTAGGTGCTTCTTGGTTTTGTTTGATTTGATTTTCGAAATTAAAATTCGCACGGCGTGTGGTATCCTTTACAAATTCTATCATTTCAATTTCTCCTTTTTCGGTCGGAATTTTTTGCACGCGTACTTGCTCATCAATTTGTTCATTAATTCCGTTAATGTCAGAAATAATGTATTGCTGTATGTTACGCACTTTTTCTACAGGAACGGTTTGTAAGGAGATAAACGTATTTAAATATTTTAGGTTGGTGTTTAAGTTATTTAAACGCGCGGTTATTTGCGGTTGGTTTAAATGCGCCGGAACGGTTTGTAATAAATCATCGCTAATGCGGGTTAAATTATCAACCTTAGCAATAAAGGCAGATGCGCTTTTGCTTGGTTTTTGTTTAATATCTTGTAAAAAGCTTTGCCACATTTGCCAATCGTTGGTTTGGCTTTTGGTTTCTGGAGTTAAGGCTTTGTAGGTAAAATTCCATTGATTGTAAATGGCATTTACAATCGAATCGGTAATTTTTTCGGCCTGCTCTCTGTCTGCTAATTCTTTCTGTTTTTTATCTGCAGAACAACTTACAAATAAGCCTGTTAAAACCGAGGCAACTAAAACAAAATATTTCATTTTCTTTAATACGTTTAAGTTACAAATTTACAAATGTTTTGGCTATTAAAGGCTTTTACAATTACCGATTTATAGAATATTAAAAATAAATTGATTTTTGTTATAAAAATATTTTTTTGCGTTTTTAGTATTCATTATATAAATTATATTTGCTTAACAAACAAACAAGTTATGAATACCAAAATTTTAATTATTGGAGCGTGTGGTCAAATCGGTTCGGAATTGACGGCAAAATTGCGTGAGATTTATGGATTGAATAATGTTATTGCTTCAGACATTAGAAAAGGCGAACAAAAGGTTTTTGAAACCGGTCCTTTTGAGCAAATAGATGCTATGGATTTTAATCAGGTAGCTTCAGTAATCGAAAAATATCAGGTAACCGATGTATATTTAATGGCAGCGCTTTTATCGGCTACTGCCGAAAAAAATCCGGCCTTTGCTTGGGATTTAAATATGAATTCTTTATTTCACGTTTTAAACTTAGCGAAAGAAGGAAAAATTAAAAAGATTTTTTGGCCATCAAGCATTGCTGTGTTTGGACCAACTACGCCTCGTATTGATACGCCACAATTTACGGTTATGGAACCATCTACCGTTTACGGTATTTCTAAACAAGCTGGTGAACGTTGGTGCGAATATTATTTTAACAAGTTTGGGGTTGATGTTCGCAGTATTCGTTACCCAGGTTTAATATCTTGGACAACGGCTCCGGGGGGCGGTACAACTGATTATGCGGTTGATATTTATTATAAAGCTATTGAAGATAAAAAATATACTTGTTTTTTAAGTGAAAATACTGCGTTACCTATGATGTACATGGATGATGCAATTAAAGCAACGGTTGCTATTATGCAAGCTCCGGCAGAACAGATTAAAATTCGTTCGTCGTACAATTTATCTGCCTTAAGTTTTACTCCGGCAGAAATAGCAACAAGCATTAAAACTCATATTCCTGAGTTTACAATTGCTTACGATCCGGATTTCCGTCAAGCCATTGCAGATTCGTGGCCAGCATCTATAGATGATTCGCGTGCACGTGAAGATTGGGGATGGAAAAATGATTTTGACATGGAAAAAATGACCGAAACCATGTTAACCAATTTAACAGCAAAATTACAAGTTAATAAATAAAAAAAACCGAGCAATTGCTCGGTTTTTTTATAACTATTTTTATGATTATCGAGTTAACCAACCGCTTTTACCAGCAGTTGCTATTGAATAAGGGGTAATCCAGAATAAAGAAAAGGCATAAAAAATGCTATACGGATAAGCCCATAAAGAACCTGAAACCGAGTGTTTTTGTGCAAAAAACAGCATTTGAATGCTTGAGAACAATACAATACCAACTAAAGTTGTTATGATTGATGTTACCGGGAACATGATAAATAAAGTTAACATGACCAATAATAGCGGAAAGGCAAAGATTAGCTGAATCCATTGGTTGATTAAAATAATACGGATGCCCAATTTGTTTCCTTTTCTAAAATCAGTAAAAGCAAATTTACTCATCATAATGGTTTCTCTAATATTACTGCGCTCCCATCTAATATACATTTTGTATAAATTTTTGTAACGCTCGGGCGTGTTAGTATAAACCTTAGCATTTTTTTGAAACAATACTTCGTAACCTTGTTTTAAAATCATGTTTGTTAAGGCACGATCTTCACCAATATCCGATGGTTTTCCTAAAAAAGTTTGGTTCATCCAGTTTTCTAAAACTATCAAAACAACGCTTTTTCTGTAAGCTGCTAACGCACCTGGTGTACAAAACACCGATCCTAAAGCACTTTGTGCTGAACGGATAAACTCAAAACTAAAAGCGAAACTTACGTTTAACATTTTAGGAATCATTGCGCTTTTTAAGTTTAATACTTTTACGTTTCCTGCAACTGCACCACATTGTGGGTTTACTGCAAACGGTGAGTTTAAACTGCGTAAGGTATGTTTTTCTATAATAGAATCGCTATCAATAGTAATTACTACATCGCCTTTTGCTTTTTTAAAGCCGTAATATAAGGCATGTCTTTTCCCCATGTTTTTAGGTTGTTGGTGCAACATAATACGGTCACCAAAGGCAAGTTTTGCTTTGTTCATCCAAAACCATGTATCGTCTTTACTTCCGTCATCAACGGTAATAATTTCTAATTTTTCAGCTGGGTAATCACTATTAACAATACTTTCTAAGGTGTGATAAACCAATTCACCTTCGTTATATGCCGGTACAATCACGGTACAACTCGGTAGCTTTTCGTCGCCAACCATTTTTGTTTCTTTATAGAAAAAGTACAAAGCTAAATTAAATAGTAAAAAGCTTAAGCGTAATACAAATAATACTGCGGTAACAACAACTAAAGTTTTACCCCACGGCGTATTTAAAAATGATAAATGTAGTTTTTCTATTTCAGCATGATAATTTATAGAAAAATAAATGGCTCCGGCTAATACAGTTAATGTAAGTGTTAAAACCACCAATTCTAATATTTGCTGTTTTACCTGCTTATTAGAAACAGCAGGTGCTGCTTTACTTGCTAAGTTATTTTCACTATTTTTCATAATCATACAACATTTAAGTTTGTATGATATAGTGTTCAAAAATTGTTCCTTATCGATTTATTGCTGTATTTCACCGATTCTGTATATTATTTATACACAATTAAGTTTTTGTTGGGAATACGGTAAACACTTCTATGTTATGCATTTAAGTTAATGAAAGTATAAAAATTGTTCCTGAATTTGCTTGGCTTTTAACTTCAATATTTATTTTTAAAATATCAGCAAGCTTTTTTACAATAGAAAGTCCTAAGCCATTTCCTTGAATTTGGCAATGATAGATGTTTTGAGATCTATAAAATTCATCAAAAATTTGTTGTTGATCGGCTTGAGAAATTCCGATTCCAAAATCTTGAATGCTACAAATTACTTTTCCGTTTTGTTTTTGAATTGTGATACTTATTTCTCCATTTGTGTAAGAATATTTAATTGCATTAGAAATGATATTTTCTAAGATAATTTTTAAGGCGAATGGAATAGAATTAACGGTTACATTTTGCTTGATAGCAAATGATATTTTTAAATTCTTTTCAATAATAAGCAATTGGTATTGCTCTAAAATTTCTAAAAAAACTTCGTTTAGCGCAATTTTTTGAATCGCATAATTCAAATCTTTATTTTCAATACGAGCTAAAAATAAAAGCTGATCTACAATGGATGAAGCTTTATCTATTTCTGCAATGCAGTAATTTATATTTTCATGATATTCGGCTTCAGATCTTGGCTTTCGAATTAAAACTTCTAAATTTCCTTTTA
This genomic window from Flavobacterium agricola contains:
- a CDS encoding L-threonine 3-dehydrogenase; this translates as MNTKILIIGACGQIGSELTAKLREIYGLNNVIASDIRKGEQKVFETGPFEQIDAMDFNQVASVIEKYQVTDVYLMAALLSATAEKNPAFAWDLNMNSLFHVLNLAKEGKIKKIFWPSSIAVFGPTTPRIDTPQFTVMEPSTVYGISKQAGERWCEYYFNKFGVDVRSIRYPGLISWTTAPGGGTTDYAVDIYYKAIEDKKYTCFLSENTALPMMYMDDAIKATVAIMQAPAEQIKIRSSYNLSALSFTPAEIATSIKTHIPEFTIAYDPDFRQAIADSWPASIDDSRAREDWGWKNDFDMEKMTETMLTNLTAKLQVNK
- a CDS encoding glycosyltransferase: MKNSENNLASKAAPAVSNKQVKQQILELVVLTLTLTVLAGAIYFSINYHAEIEKLHLSFLNTPWGKTLVVVTAVLFVLRLSFLLFNLALYFFYKETKMVGDEKLPSCTVIVPAYNEGELVYHTLESIVNSDYPAEKLEIITVDDGSKDDTWFWMNKAKLAFGDRIMLHQQPKNMGKRHALYYGFKKAKGDVVITIDSDSIIEKHTLRSLNSPFAVNPQCGAVAGNVKVLNLKSAMIPKMLNVSFAFSFEFIRSAQSALGSVFCTPGALAAYRKSVVLIVLENWMNQTFLGKPSDIGEDRALTNMILKQGYEVLFQKNAKVYTNTPERYKNLYKMYIRWERSNIRETIMMSKFAFTDFRKGNKLGIRIILINQWIQLIFAFPLLLVMLTLFIMFPVTSIITTLVGIVLFSSIQMLFFAQKHSVSGSLWAYPYSIFYAFSLFWITPYSIATAGKSGWLTR